The region TATACCTCGCTAGCATCACCGCATCAAGGTCAtcttcaaaatctacattttCAGCACTCATCACATTCTTCAAATCCCTCATTTCCAAATTCCTTTTACCAtcttcaacaccaaaatatcttCTCAAAAGACGATTGCCATTGGTTTTGTTATATTTAGCATAGAAAGATCTAGGAGGTTCAGTAATTGATAACCCAGTGACTCTCTTAAATGATTGGTCTGTAAATGTCACAAGTTTATCTTGTATATTAAAATGCATTTCATTGGTTTCAGAACAGTGAACTTCCGacaacaacataaaattcaccaaGATACCCgacatttttatattatgtaATTCCATAAATTTCCCAAAAGGACGATTCTTCAAAATTACCAACTGTTCTTTTGTAAGAAATTTCTCAACAAATTTAACAAACTTTTCATCCCCTCGCCATACAGAGACTGATGCGTGTGTCTGTCCACTCTTCCGGAGGAATATAATAGTCAACAACTTGTCCAAATTGACGTCTCATGATTTAGCACACTGACAtgaacaaaacataaaattcaatcagggaaaaaaaaaaaggaaaaaaaaacacataaaaaacaTTACCAACAAAAATACATTAACACAATGCATTACGAAAAacgtaaaaaaagaaaaagaaaaaaaaaacagaaaacccTATTCAAATAAAATACAGACACAAACAATTGAAGGAAATAACTTATCAACAAGTAATAAAATAGTAACTAATAACTTACAGATGAAATTGAAACCCCACTAAGAGAAATCAATCAAAAAACTGATAAAGATGATATAGGAAACGTGACAAAGCAACTGCCTTCTTCAGCTTTAAAATGaacaaatgaaaataaaaagtaaattacAGGAAGAGCGGGCAAATATAtattgaacaattttttttttaaaactgcaCACGTGCTAACCACGTGACAAAACTTATGCCGAAAGAGGCATAATGTAAGTGTGCTAAGAATAAAAGTTTGCCGTTGTGGGCATAACTGTGTGGCTTTATATAGAAGTTCAAATTAGTCGATTTTAAATTGGAATAACTGTTGAAACGattggatttcaattgaatGAGGATACAGGGAGTTTTGcagttttttctaaaaaaaaaaaaccaaaacagTTAGTGAAATTTGAATTGAAGTAACTGTTGCAATTATTGACAAAAATACAAAGAgttttcagttttttcttttttcttttttttttttaaaaaagaaaagaattaataCATTTTCAATTGGAAGTAAATGTAGCAATACCTATTAGAGATATTGGGAATAAGAGTCActttttcattatctttttttatttctagcgaaaaaaaaaagctgTTACTACGAATTTAGAAGTATGAAACGTAACTTAATTAAACGGCAAACTTATGCCGGAGGCGGCAAGCTTATTTGGCTTGACTTTTGCATATTAAGCTCTTTGGATTTCAATTGGATGAGGATACAGCAAgttttgcagttttttttttaaaaaaaaaccaaaaacagtTACTCAAATTTAAATTGGAGTAACTGTCGCAACTATTGACAAAAATACAAagaattttttagtttttctttccatttttatttttttttaaaaacaaaacaattaaTACATTTAATTGGAAGAATTTGAGATATTTTGGAACAAGAGTCActttttaattatcttttttattttttgacagaaggaaaaaaacaaaaatggcaAAAGTATGCcggttttttcatttttctttatatattaaATGAAAAACCAATTTACATTTTCGAAAAGGGGGAAACAAATAACAAAACaataaataacaacaaaaaaatcaattcattaattatgaataatttttaaattggAAAGTTATCAAAATGAACATTTATGGTTTAGAAATCACTTTTGGAAAATTAAGTATAAATGAGTTAAGACAAAACCAATTtctaaggaaaagaaagatgttttggagaaaggatgggtaagtGAAACTTTTTccaattgattatttttttttttgaaacaaaagcctaaaaaaaaacaatcaatAGGACATCTTTTAGAAATTAACTTTtgaatttaaaaaggaaaaattgaacCCGACCGAATTTgaaactatataaagggtaataaccccttttttttatttcaaaaaaacagaaattttaagagagagagagagagagagtaaaaAGTGAAGTAGTGTTTTAGGgaattgtaaattttttttttttgaggatattgtattaacaagaaaaaaatgaatcttttctttttggtaatTTAAGTTTATTCTCGGAGATAaatcgttaaataattgtgtagttttagttaaagttggaaaaagtgtgggctgttttattacatttttacgaaatgaaataaaaaccaattttttacatatatatttttttttttttaggaaaaaaacaagtggcctaatcatagtatgaaAATCATGACAATAACTTATGGCAAAGGAAATTGCGGAAAAGTaaaagattttttcttttttcaaaggCATATTCCATGCTTTTTATGACTTCAAAATGTTTCCGTAACCTTCTTGTcttcaaaagctaaaagtccatggttcttaaaacattcatgatttcaaattgattttatgatggtgACGACGATAATGATGACTATTCTAAGAACTCAAGTTTAATTTCAAAGCTAGTATTTTAcaaaattttctcaattttatacaaaaaaaatacaaagtgtttaaagttaccctttctttctttatatttCGAATAACATATAAATCCAAGGAAGTTAAATAGTGCTTGACATTgtctttaattctcaaaattcttcatgatgatttagtttttttgatattctactcgtgcatacgGTTAGTATATCATTCACGAGTAACGTAATTGCAAATTGCAAAcgattagagggccgggtatgtatattgtatattttcCCATAATGGGAAAACGGTGTATgactatttcaccgagtccctcatgtACGATATAAAGTTTCACTGGGGGCCAATTAtatgattaattcatttaaatcggtatattatataatttCTTATAACATCTTCACGTTTTCTAAATCAATTTaacaaattttccttttcaaattCATGATGTTTTGAGAAAGCTTGGTGATCCTTTGATCTTTATATTACACTTTGATGCATCCTTTTGATAACTTGAGGGGAAACATacgtgggttgtgtatatacgaTTTGTCACTATATCGATGTAGTTCGTCTTGGATTGAAAAAGTGGCAGCCTTTcttgcatatttgttatgttttggttataAGGAGAAAAAATGACAATTCAAAAAGCAATTCATaattttttcatcttctttgttTCCATCTTCGTTTCTCAAATCTTTCTCGGTGTAAGCAAATACCAATTAGGATAACCATCATCTTCTTTATTTCCATCTTCGCATCTCGACGTTTTTACTATCTTAAAACTGCTACTTCATTTACATTTTGTGATGCTTCATTAGAAGAAAACACATAATCTCCGCATTGAAAAGCATCATTAATTGTAGCAATTTCTTTAAGTGCTTTTTTTTGCGCggtcttcattttctttcacaAATTCCTTTTCAACCGAGAAAGAGTTTGAGTTTTATCGCAACTTGACTTGATGAAGAAACAACAAGACATCGAGCATATCGAGCATGGGAGAGGTCTCATTTTTGTAGACCTTGCTTTACAAAGCATATTCTCCATACATTCCTGCAAATCTTTTCCAAGATGTGCATCTAACTTCACCTCATCATTCACTGAATAACCCAAATCAGGTTGTCTTTTACCAGATGCACAAGCTTTACAAGATTTGTTTTCGCTATGCAGTCGAACTAAACTTTCAACACAAtgcatcacataatcaaattTACTTTCCAAACTCGTCAAGTCTACTTTCTAAACAAGTTCTTTTAGCACTTTCGTGAAGCTGCTACACATGACTTTGTTTCATCATGTACACGAACTAAGCTATCCACAGCATTAATCGCACCAACAAAatttttatccaattcttcGAAACGGCTATCCAAAGACTacaaaacaaggaaaaaaaaatttaaacaaagaagaaaagaaaatgagaataaacaaaaacaacGAATGCAGCATGCAAAGTATACATATCATATtaacaaactcaaaaataaaaaaataaaaagccatACCTTTACTTGATTGACAATTGTAGATCGTTCATCATCAAGTTGCTTCTTCACACTAGACAAAACACCCTGTATAACAGATCAATAAAACAACACATTACTTTTGATGCCATTAAATTAATGTTGAACaagtatgccggacccggcagaACTGAAGTCTGAAAATGAAAACAGTTTGCCGGTAGGGGCAGAATTCAaatatgaaaggagaaatgTATGCCGGAAGGGGCAGATTTTAAGTTTGCAAAACCAAAAAATATGCCTCAAGGGcataaactttcatttccaaaacCAAAACAGAGAAGACTGCAAAATGTGTTACCTACTAAAATAAGTCTCAAAATGAGAACAGTATGCCGGTAGGGGCAGAACTGAaatatgaaaggagaaatgTATGCCGGAAGGGGCAGATTCTACGTTTGCAAAACCAAAAAGTATGCCTCAAGGGGcataaactttcatttccataacCAAAACAGAAAAGACTACAAAAATGTCTCCTACTAAAATACTCTACCACAAGGCCTCTAACTCAGAATTCAGttaaacaaccaaaaacacAAAAGGCAAAGTACAACTTACATCAACTATCTGAGAAGTAACTTGAGATGGCAAAACCGCACGGGAAGAACAAGGGCCTGAATCATCAGGAAATTTAAGTGCAACTGGATAATCCAGCATCTCTTGTTCCgtaccaacaacaacagcatGGACAATAAATTTCTTGAATCTCTATAACACAATATAAACACATCAATTagacaaaaacacaaaaaataacaagAGGGAAAAAGAACCAAGAAAAAGAAGCATCAACAAAAAGGAAACACATACTTTTTCagcatgaaagaaattatcattaataactttataatcAACTTGCTTTGAAGGACCCCAAGACAACATACGAGGAGACTTTAGACCATGAAAACTTGAAAACCCTCGAAAGATAGGGAAAACCTCCAACAGCCACACATTTAAAGCGTAAAGGAAACCACTAATCATATAACGTGTAGATGGCATGCTCTTGAAAGTCTTCACACAACCACGAATCGACCGTACCAACCAATTAAAACTAAGAGAACCCCAAGGATAAGACACTCGAAGACGTCATCATCAATTATCTTCATTAGATGACctttaacaacacatttctcattaCGACCCAACAAAACCCTCTCCATTATATAGACCTCAAAGCAAGTCTAACAGATCACTAGATCTTTCCCAAAAACCACCAAGAGTACGATTACTTGACTTGATCGTAAGAAACTCTTGAGATCACACAACCTTATTCTATCCCGATTTGGAAAATAAAGTCTCAACAATCTATTTGGTCCGCTAGACACAACACTAAAATCGCCAACACAAGAATCCAAACCAAAGAATAAGACGGAAAGACTCGGAATCAAATACACACACGCGATCAAATATCTTAAACTTTAACGCACTATCATTACTAGATGAAAGTTGCGATAAGATCAAGCAATGGAAAATACTATCACTCAGGTGGACATCAACCAAATCCATAAACTGTCCAAACACACCCTTTTTCAACAAGTCCAATTGAGAGACACTCAAAAAGGACAAAATCAAACTCCGAAAATGAAAATCACCACTCCACATGCCACCTCCTTCAACCCAGTGTTCAAACTTAACCAAGGGATGTTCCtcctataaaagaaaaattaatgtCAACAGAAACCAAGAATTTACATAAGAATAAACCaaaaatgagaatgaaaataattaacATATACCATAATACAAAATCAGCCCCTAAACTGGTACACAAATACCTGCATAATAGAAGAAAGAACcaaaacacataagattgcataaaaagccaacattattaacaaaacaacaccaaaaacacataagattgcataaaaaccaaaattattaacaagacaacaccaaaaaatcaagacacacataaattaacttaattcatgaagttatgccgGAACAGGCATAACTTCAGTTTCAAAAACCAAGAACtctgccggacccggcatat is a window of Lycium ferocissimum isolate CSIRO_LF1 unplaced genomic scaffold, AGI_CSIRO_Lferr_CH_V1 ctg7520, whole genome shotgun sequence DNA encoding:
- the LOC132045656 gene encoding uncharacterized protein LOC132045656 is translated as MPSTRYMISGFLYALNVWLLEVFPIFRGFSSFHGLKSPRMLSWGPSKQVDYKVINDNFFHAEKRFKKFIVHAVVVGTEQEMLDYPVALKFPDDSGPCSSRAVLPSQVTSQIVDGVLSSVKKQLDDERSTIVNQVKSLDSRFEELDKNFVGAINAVDSLVRVHDETKSCVAASRKC